A region from the Catellatospora sp. TT07R-123 genome encodes:
- the prfA gene encoding peptide chain release factor 1, protein MSNERLDALLAEYSDLEARLADPSIHADQAAARKVGRRFAELTPIHKTAGELSATRADLEAARELAPVDPDFAAEAVALEQRLPELEEKLAELLAPRDPNDGKDVILEIKSGEGGEESALFAGDLLRMYLRYAEKHGWLTEVLDSQDSDLGGVKDVSVAIKTRGVPEGGNGVWSRLKWEGGVHRVQRVPATESQGRIHTSAAGVLVMPEAEETEVEIDLNDLRIDVYRSQGAGGQSVNTTDSAVRITHIPTGTVVTCQNERSQLQNKDKAMRMLRAKLAQYAEEQAAAAAADARKAQIRTVDRSERIRTYNYPQNRITDHRIGYTAYNLDIAMGGEMDGVLDALTTADRAARLAGETELSRQ, encoded by the coding sequence ATGAGCAACGAACGTCTCGACGCCCTGCTGGCCGAGTACTCGGACCTGGAGGCGAGGCTGGCGGACCCGTCGATCCACGCCGACCAGGCTGCCGCGCGCAAGGTGGGGCGGCGCTTCGCCGAGCTGACCCCCATCCACAAGACCGCGGGCGAGCTGTCGGCCACCCGCGCCGACCTGGAGGCCGCGCGCGAGCTGGCCCCGGTCGACCCCGACTTCGCCGCCGAGGCGGTGGCGCTGGAGCAGCGGCTGCCCGAGCTGGAGGAGAAGCTCGCCGAGCTGCTGGCCCCGCGCGACCCCAACGACGGCAAGGACGTGATCCTGGAGATCAAGTCCGGCGAGGGCGGCGAGGAGTCGGCCCTGTTCGCCGGGGACCTGCTGCGCATGTACCTGCGCTATGCCGAGAAGCACGGCTGGCTGACCGAGGTGCTCGACTCGCAGGATTCCGACCTGGGCGGCGTCAAGGACGTCTCGGTCGCCATCAAGACCCGGGGCGTGCCCGAGGGCGGCAACGGCGTCTGGTCGCGGCTGAAGTGGGAGGGCGGCGTGCACCGGGTGCAGCGCGTGCCCGCCACCGAGTCGCAGGGCCGCATCCACACCTCGGCCGCGGGCGTGCTGGTCATGCCGGAGGCGGAGGAGACCGAGGTCGAGATCGACCTCAACGACCTGCGGATCGACGTGTACCGGTCGCAGGGCGCGGGCGGCCAGTCCGTCAACACCACCGACTCGGCGGTGCGCATCACGCACATCCCGACCGGCACCGTGGTGACCTGCCAGAACGAGCGCTCGCAGCTGCAGAACAAGGACAAGGCCATGCGCATGCTGCGCGCCAAGCTCGCGCAGTACGCCGAGGAGCAGGCGGCCGCCGCGGCCGCCGACGCGCGCAAGGCGCAGATCCGCACGGTGGACCGGTCGGAGCGGATCCGCACGTACAACTACCCGCAGAACCGGATCACCGACCACCGGATCGGGTACACGGCGTACAACCTCGACATCGCGATGGGCGGGGAGATGGACGGCGTCCTCGACGCCCTCACCACCGCCGACCGCGCGGCACGCCTGGCCGGCGAGACGGAACTCTCCCGCCAGTAA
- the rpmE gene encoding 50S ribosomal protein L31, translating into MKSGIHPQYQETTVTCSCGNTFVTRSTAKGGAIHAETCSACHPFYTGKQRVLDTAGRVAKFQAKYAKVQKKDAK; encoded by the coding sequence ATGAAGTCCGGTATCCACCCGCAGTACCAGGAGACGACCGTCACCTGCTCGTGCGGCAACACCTTCGTCACCCGCAGCACCGCCAAGGGTGGCGCCATCCACGCTGAGACCTGCAGCGCCTGCCACCCGTTCTACACGGGCAAGCAGCGCGTCCTGGACACCGCCGGCCGGGTCGCCAAGTTCCAGGCCAAGTACGCCAAGGTCCAGAAGAAGGACGCCAAGTAG
- a CDS encoding RNA ligase gives MSPLATTTLDALFPADALERALTEGLVRRQRHPHLPLTIFNYTEKCVYANTWDTVTLSCRGLITDDTGAVLARPLAKFFNHGQPGAAQIGLDEPVQVTDKADGSLGVIYPTADGPAVATRGSFNSDQARHATDLLRKRYPHWAPPAGRTVLVEIIYPANRIVVDYRGMNDLMLLGAVDVATGRSYGPEGVPDWPGPVVEVFGYATFAEALAAPARPGREGLVVRATGPDTRVKIKYEDYLHLHRIIYGLHARGIWEALGAGATVAQIAEPVPDEFHAWITSVADRLRTETATRSAQVEQAYAQILADLPEGWTRKDFALVAGRHELRGYLFARLDGKDYRPALWYSVRPEASETPHGRTFDDE, from the coding sequence ATGTCCCCCCTCGCAACAACGACACTGGATGCTCTGTTCCCGGCCGACGCGCTTGAGCGCGCCCTGACCGAGGGACTGGTGCGCAGGCAGCGGCACCCGCACCTGCCGTTGACGATCTTCAACTACACCGAGAAGTGCGTGTATGCGAACACCTGGGACACGGTGACCCTTTCCTGCCGCGGCCTGATCACCGACGACACCGGTGCCGTGCTGGCGCGCCCGCTGGCGAAGTTCTTCAACCACGGCCAGCCGGGCGCGGCCCAGATCGGCCTGGACGAGCCGGTGCAGGTCACGGACAAGGCGGACGGGTCACTCGGTGTGATCTACCCGACCGCGGACGGCCCGGCGGTGGCCACCCGCGGGTCGTTCAACTCCGACCAGGCGCGGCACGCCACCGACCTGCTGCGCAAGCGGTACCCGCACTGGGCGCCGCCGGCCGGGCGGACCGTGCTCGTGGAGATCATCTACCCGGCGAACCGGATCGTCGTCGACTACCGCGGCATGAACGACCTGATGCTGCTCGGCGCGGTCGACGTCGCCACCGGGCGCTCGTACGGCCCCGAGGGCGTGCCGGACTGGCCCGGCCCGGTGGTCGAGGTCTTCGGGTACGCGACGTTCGCCGAGGCGCTGGCGGCACCCGCCCGCCCCGGCCGCGAAGGCCTGGTCGTGCGCGCGACCGGCCCGGACACCCGCGTGAAGATCAAATATGAGGACTACCTGCACCTGCACCGGATCATCTACGGTCTGCACGCCCGTGGCATCTGGGAGGCGCTGGGCGCCGGGGCGACGGTCGCGCAGATCGCCGAGCCGGTGCCCGACGAGTTCCACGCCTGGATCACGTCGGTCGCCGACCGGCTGCGCACCGAGACGGCCACCCGGTCCGCCCAGGTCGAGCAGGCGTACGCCCAGATCCTGGCGGACCTGCCCGAGGGCTGGACCCGCAAGGACTTCGCGCTCGTCGCCGGGCGCCACGAGCTGCGCGGCTACCTGTTCGCACGGCTGGACGGCAAGGACTACCGGCCCGCCCTCTGGTACTCCGTACGGCCGGAGGCGAGCGAGACCCCGCACGGCCGTACCTTCGACGACGAGTAG
- a CDS encoding AAA family ATPase: protein MPTLTITPTLTITRGLPGSGKTTWAKTQAAAVRVNRDDLRRMLHGGNLGEGWAEHQVTVAQRAQVEALLRAGVDVICDDTNLRAKVVRELAELAAACGARSVLRDFTDVPLQTCLDRDAARPEGDRVGAEVILRMHERYLAGHRTDLTLPEPGVHRTYTPPADAPRAILVDLDGTVALMGARSPYDHTRVHLDLPNQPVIDAVRALHAAGHTVVYCSGRVDACREATAAWLDEHVGVPYAGLHMRRTGDQRKDSVVKQEIFERELRDSWHVVAVLDDRNQVVRMWRELGLTVFQVADGAF from the coding sequence ATGCCCACCCTGACCATCACGCCGACTCTCACGATCACGAGGGGCCTGCCCGGCTCCGGCAAGACCACCTGGGCCAAGACCCAGGCCGCCGCAGTCCGCGTCAACCGCGACGACCTGCGCCGCATGCTGCACGGCGGCAACCTCGGCGAGGGCTGGGCCGAGCACCAGGTCACCGTGGCCCAGCGCGCCCAGGTCGAGGCGCTGCTGCGCGCCGGGGTCGACGTGATCTGCGACGACACCAACCTGCGCGCGAAGGTGGTGCGCGAGCTGGCCGAGCTCGCCGCCGCCTGCGGCGCCCGCAGCGTGCTGCGCGACTTCACCGACGTGCCCCTCCAGACCTGCCTCGACCGCGACGCGGCCCGCCCCGAGGGCGACCGGGTCGGCGCCGAGGTGATCCTGCGCATGCACGAGCGCTACCTGGCCGGGCACCGGACCGACCTCACGCTGCCCGAGCCGGGGGTGCACCGCACCTACACGCCCCCCGCGGACGCGCCCCGGGCGATCCTGGTCGACCTGGACGGCACCGTGGCGCTGATGGGCGCGCGCAGCCCGTACGACCACACCCGCGTGCACCTGGACCTGCCCAACCAGCCGGTCATCGACGCGGTCCGCGCGCTGCACGCGGCGGGCCACACGGTGGTCTACTGCTCCGGCCGGGTCGACGCGTGCCGGGAGGCGACCGCCGCCTGGCTGGACGAGCACGTCGGCGTCCCGTACGCGGGCCTGCACATGCGCCGCACCGGCGACCAGCGCAAGGACTCCGTCGTCAAGCAGGAGATCTTCGAGCGGGAGCTGCGCGACAGCTGGCACGTCGTGGCCGTGCTCGACGACCGCAACCAGGTGGTGCGGATGTGGCGCGAGCTGGGCCTCACCGTCTTCCAGGTCGCCGACGGCGCCTTCTAG
- a CDS encoding Uma2 family endonuclease, translating into MTKLSQKLTRDGTATLPAAVTVTPDEYDTLPPDSRIELLDGVLRPMTPPTARHQIVMMRLVTALLRRCPPALAALHEQEIRLADDLRRNPDVLVVRAAAVNLDWFSFPPHEVVLAVEIVSPGTQTADRKHKPAEYADAGIPYYWRIEPTPIFAVHTFHLAETDVYESTGVFGAGEFITVPGLDWAAIPVTELIP; encoded by the coding sequence GTGACCAAGCTGTCGCAGAAGCTCACCCGGGACGGGACGGCCACGCTGCCCGCCGCGGTGACCGTCACGCCGGACGAGTACGACACGCTGCCCCCCGACAGCCGCATCGAGCTCCTGGACGGAGTCCTGCGCCCCATGACGCCACCGACGGCGCGGCATCAGATCGTCATGATGCGGCTGGTCACCGCGCTGCTGCGCCGCTGCCCGCCCGCCCTGGCCGCCCTGCACGAGCAGGAGATCCGGCTCGCCGACGACCTGCGCCGCAACCCCGACGTGCTGGTCGTCCGCGCCGCCGCGGTCAACCTGGACTGGTTCAGCTTCCCGCCGCACGAGGTGGTGCTGGCCGTGGAGATCGTCAGCCCGGGTACGCAGACCGCCGACCGCAAGCACAAGCCGGCCGAGTACGCCGACGCCGGCATCCCCTACTACTGGCGGATCGAGCCGACCCCGATCTTCGCGGTGCACACGTTCCACCTGGCCGAGACCGACGTCTACGAGTCGACCGGCGTCTTCGGCGCGGGCGAGTTCATCACCGTGCCGGGCCTGGACTGGGCCGCCATCCCAGTCACCGAGCTGATCCCGTAG
- the rho gene encoding transcription termination factor Rho, with product MSDTTDMTSDVSHVADDASTGRRRRTAGSGLSAKLLPELQTLAAGLGITGTARMRKGELIAAITASQGGGAPRPRADVAAAAAPAREEVRAEVRETAAEPAGAEGSEPRGERRSRRGAPEPRGEAEAPAGAPEGRERGEGRRESRRERNGERGERGDRGDRGERSDRGPREERADRGPREERAERGPREERAERGPREERAERGPREERAERTADRGERNADRAPRERDFDGDEDGDGRRGRRSRFRDRRSRGRERETGSGGGGGAEPQVSEDDVLVPVAGIVDVLDNYAFVRTTGYLAGPNDVYVSMSQVKKYGLRRGDAITGAVRTSPRESGSGEQRRDKYNPLVRLDTVNGMEPDEARRRPEFYKLTPLYPQERLRLETEPQILTTRVIDLVMPIGKGQRALIVSPPKAGKTMVLQALANAITTNNPECHLMVVLVDERPEEVTDMQRSVKGEVIASTFDRPPMDHTTVAELAIERAKRLVELGHDVVVLLDSITRLGRAYNLAAPASGRILSGGIDSTALYPPKRFLGAARNIENGGSLTILATALVETGSMMDTVIFEEFKGTGNAELKLDRKIADKRIFPAIDIDPSGTRKEEILLAPEELVIVHKLRKVLHSLDSQAALDLLLDKLKQTRTNIEFLMQIAKTTPGE from the coding sequence TTGAGCGACACCACCGACATGACGTCGGATGTCTCCCACGTCGCTGACGACGCCTCCACCGGCCGGCGCCGCCGTACTGCCGGCAGCGGTCTCTCTGCGAAGCTGCTGCCTGAGCTGCAGACTCTCGCGGCGGGGTTGGGCATCACGGGCACCGCACGCATGCGCAAGGGCGAGCTGATCGCCGCGATCACGGCCAGCCAGGGCGGCGGCGCTCCGCGCCCCCGCGCTGACGTCGCCGCGGCCGCCGCGCCGGCGCGCGAGGAGGTGCGGGCCGAGGTCCGCGAGACCGCGGCCGAGCCCGCCGGCGCGGAGGGTTCCGAGCCGCGTGGCGAGCGTCGTAGCCGCCGCGGGGCGCCGGAGCCGCGTGGTGAGGCTGAGGCGCCCGCCGGCGCCCCCGAGGGCCGCGAGCGGGGCGAAGGCCGCCGCGAGTCGCGCCGGGAGCGCAACGGCGAGCGGGGAGAGCGTGGTGACCGCGGGGACCGCGGCGAGCGCTCCGACCGGGGCCCGCGTGAGGAGCGTGCCGACCGGGGCCCGCGTGAGGAGCGTGCCGAGCGGGGCCCGCGTGAGGAGCGTGCCGAGCGGGGTCCGCGCGAGGAGCGTGCCGAGCGGGGTCCGCGTGAGGAGCGTGCCGAGCGCACCGCCGACCGCGGTGAGCGCAACGCCGACCGGGCGCCGCGCGAGCGGGACTTCGACGGTGACGAGGACGGCGACGGCCGCCGCGGGCGGCGCAGCCGGTTCCGCGACCGCCGGTCGCGCGGCCGCGAGCGCGAGACCGGCAGCGGCGGTGGCGGCGGTGCCGAGCCGCAGGTGAGCGAGGACGACGTCCTGGTGCCGGTCGCCGGCATCGTCGACGTGCTCGACAACTACGCCTTCGTGCGCACCACCGGCTACCTGGCGGGCCCGAACGACGTCTACGTGTCGATGTCGCAGGTCAAGAAGTACGGTCTGCGCCGCGGTGACGCGATCACCGGCGCCGTGCGGACCTCGCCCCGCGAGAGCGGAAGCGGCGAGCAGCGTCGCGACAAGTACAACCCGCTGGTCCGGCTGGACACGGTCAACGGCATGGAGCCCGATGAGGCCCGCCGCCGTCCCGAGTTCTACAAGCTCACTCCGCTGTACCCGCAGGAGCGCCTGCGCCTGGAGACCGAGCCGCAGATCCTGACCACGCGGGTGATAGACCTGGTCATGCCGATCGGCAAGGGCCAGCGCGCGCTCATCGTGTCGCCGCCCAAGGCCGGTAAGACCATGGTGCTCCAGGCCCTGGCCAACGCGATCACGACGAACAACCCCGAGTGCCACCTGATGGTGGTGCTGGTGGACGAGCGGCCCGAAGAGGTCACCGACATGCAGCGCTCGGTGAAGGGCGAGGTCATCGCCTCGACCTTCGACCGGCCGCCGATGGACCACACCACCGTCGCCGAGCTGGCGATCGAGCGGGCCAAGCGCCTGGTCGAGCTGGGTCACGACGTGGTGGTGCTGCTGGACTCGATCACGCGTCTGGGCCGGGCGTACAACCTGGCGGCGCCGGCCTCCGGCCGCATCCTGTCCGGTGGTATCGACTCGACCGCGCTCTACCCGCCCAAGCGCTTCCTCGGCGCGGCCCGCAACATCGAGAACGGCGGCTCGCTGACCATTCTCGCCACGGCGCTGGTGGAGACCGGTTCGATGATGGACACGGTCATCTTCGAGGAGTTCAAGGGCACGGGTAACGCCGAGCTCAAGCTCGACCGCAAGATCGCGGACAAGCGCATCTTCCCGGCGATCGACATCGACCCGTCCGGCACCCGCAAGGAGGAGATCCTGCTGGCGCCGGAGGAGCTGGTGATCGTGCACAAGCTGCGCAAGGTCCTGCACTCGCTGGACTCGCAGGCGGCGCTGGACCTGCTGCTGGACAAGCTGAAGCAGACCCGCACCAACATCGAGTTCCTGATGCAGATCGCGAAGACCACTCCCGGCGAGTGA
- the thrB gene encoding homoserine kinase, translating into MTITFGPGARTVLAPATSANLGPGFDALGLALDLCDEVTAWVTEDGRTSVTVEGEGAGELPADDTHLVVRAMRETFAELGAQPAGLGLHCRNRIPQARGMGSSSAAIVAGVTLANALAGGRLSRADEVRIAGRIEGHPDNIAPCLLGGFTIAWGGADAARAVSLPVAPGVRPTVFVPAVRGFTAQARAALPPQVPHADAAFNAGRSALLVHALTAEPGLLYEATEDRLHQDYRAPGMPQTAELVARLRAAGAAAVVSGAGPSVLVLSALPSDFTPDGSWVSHSIAVNAGGAVVCEGRIPC; encoded by the coding sequence GTGACGATCACCTTCGGTCCGGGCGCCCGCACGGTGCTGGCCCCGGCGACCAGCGCGAACCTCGGCCCCGGCTTCGACGCCCTGGGGCTGGCGCTGGACCTGTGCGACGAGGTCACCGCCTGGGTGACCGAGGACGGCAGGACCAGCGTGACGGTCGAGGGCGAGGGCGCCGGCGAGTTGCCCGCCGACGACACGCACCTGGTCGTACGCGCGATGCGGGAGACCTTCGCCGAGCTGGGCGCCCAGCCCGCCGGCCTCGGCCTGCACTGCCGCAACCGGATACCGCAGGCCAGGGGCATGGGATCGTCCAGCGCCGCGATCGTGGCCGGGGTGACCCTGGCCAACGCCCTGGCGGGCGGCCGCCTGAGCCGGGCCGACGAGGTGCGCATCGCCGGCCGCATCGAGGGCCACCCCGACAACATCGCGCCCTGCCTGTTGGGCGGATTCACCATCGCCTGGGGCGGCGCCGACGCCGCCCGGGCCGTGTCGCTGCCGGTGGCCCCCGGGGTGCGGCCCACCGTGTTCGTGCCCGCGGTGCGGGGCTTCACGGCGCAGGCCCGCGCGGCGCTGCCGCCGCAGGTGCCGCACGCCGACGCGGCGTTCAACGCGGGCCGCTCGGCGCTGCTGGTGCACGCGCTGACGGCCGAGCCGGGGCTGCTCTACGAGGCCACCGAGGACCGGCTCCACCAGGACTACCGCGCCCCGGGCATGCCGCAGACAGCCGAGCTGGTCGCGCGGCTGCGCGCCGCCGGCGCGGCGGCCGTGGTCAGCGGGGCCGGGCCCAGCGTACTGGTGCTCTCGGCCCTGCCGTCCGATTTCACGCCGGACGGCAGTTGGGTGTCCCACAGTATTGCCGTGAACGCTGGCGGGGCGGTCGTATGCGAAGGTAGGATCCCGTGTTAG
- a CDS encoding toxin-antitoxin system HicB family antitoxin encodes MAERKKLLLRLDPAVHDAIARWAADDLRSVNAQIEYALRAALKSVGRPVDRPTATVEDDESED; translated from the coding sequence GTGGCTGAGCGCAAGAAGCTGCTGCTGCGGCTGGATCCGGCGGTCCACGACGCCATCGCCCGCTGGGCCGCCGACGACCTGCGCAGCGTCAACGCGCAGATCGAGTACGCGCTGCGCGCCGCGCTGAAGTCGGTGGGGCGGCCGGTCGACCGCCCCACCGCCACCGTCGAGGACGACGAGTCCGAAGACTGA
- a CDS encoding SPFH domain-containing protein, with product MQKRAFRVSGFLLVLVALAMLAATITVVAVYADKPGGDAVIGITAVAAALLITLVCTGFIVISPNDARLIQFFGSYAGTIDTPGFHWTWPLTEKTKISKRVRNFESNRLKVSDADGNPVEIAAVVVWRVVDTYAAKFAVDDFVNFVEVQAETAVRHLATSYPYEAHGTDRTSLRDSAAVSDELTAELRERVALAGVEVVESRITHLAYAAEIAQAMLARQQAQAIVAARATIVEGAVGMVSGALEQLREQGVVELDEERKAQMVSNLLVVLCGDRAAQPVVNAGTLY from the coding sequence ATGCAGAAGCGGGCGTTCCGGGTCTCCGGGTTCCTGCTCGTACTGGTGGCGCTGGCGATGCTGGCGGCCACGATCACGGTCGTCGCGGTGTACGCCGACAAGCCGGGCGGTGACGCCGTCATCGGCATCACCGCGGTGGCCGCGGCGCTGCTGATCACCCTGGTCTGCACGGGATTCATCGTGATCAGCCCGAACGACGCCCGGCTGATCCAGTTCTTCGGCAGCTACGCGGGGACGATCGACACGCCCGGGTTCCACTGGACCTGGCCGCTGACGGAGAAGACCAAGATCTCCAAGCGGGTCCGCAACTTCGAGTCCAACCGTCTCAAGGTCTCCGACGCCGACGGCAACCCCGTCGAGATCGCCGCCGTGGTGGTGTGGCGCGTGGTGGACACGTACGCGGCGAAGTTCGCCGTCGACGACTTCGTGAACTTCGTCGAGGTGCAGGCCGAGACCGCGGTGCGGCACCTGGCCACCAGCTACCCGTACGAGGCGCACGGCACCGACCGCACCAGCCTGCGCGACAGCGCCGCCGTCAGCGACGAGCTGACCGCCGAGCTGCGCGAGCGCGTCGCCCTGGCCGGGGTCGAGGTGGTGGAGTCGCGGATCACGCATCTGGCCTATGCTGCGGAGATCGCTCAGGCGATGCTCGCCCGCCAGCAGGCGCAGGCGATCGTGGCCGCCCGCGCGACCATTGTGGAGGGAGCCGTGGGGATGGTCTCCGGCGCGCTGGAGCAGCTGCGCGAGCAGGGTGTCGTCGAGCTGGACGAGGAGCGCAAGGCGCAGATGGTGTCCAACCTGCTGGTGGTCCTGTGCGGCGACCGCGCCGCACAGCCGGTCGTCAACGCGGGCACCCTCTACTGA
- a CDS encoding MFS transporter: MGGCRHPGSSQVYGASVLRVLTRNRDFRRLFLAELIVFGADWFVMVPLLLLLNEKTGQGLWGGLALAAETGTVALLLPYAGTIADRFDRKRILITSNLSALIAVVGLFLVHGPWAGPIALVSVAALSGAKAFYTPAANAAMPNLVDRSDLSPAMAVHGSAWGTVTVLASSMGGVVSAWLSPYACFGLVAVGLVGAALLTSGIHRPTQLPGRAEQRPAFAAIAEANRFLRREPRLLALVTVKSAVGVGNGLLATFPVLAMAFGVGPRGLGLMFAIRGLGSLVGPFVFRAALARPHWLFPALAISMSTYGLAYLGVSMATWFPLVLAGIFVAHAAGGGNWVMSNYALAQEVPDELRGRVGASDQMIAMLAVTVSQLTVGFFVDSVDVRLLIACCATTTLLYAVGWRLVTRRLPRHVTAGPALAVAD; encoded by the coding sequence ATGGGCGGGTGCCGACACCCCGGATCATCCCAGGTGTACGGTGCCTCTGTGCTTCGGGTCCTTACGCGTAACCGTGACTTCCGGCGGCTGTTCCTGGCCGAGCTGATCGTCTTCGGCGCGGACTGGTTCGTCATGGTCCCCCTGTTGCTGCTGCTCAACGAGAAGACGGGGCAGGGGCTGTGGGGCGGCCTGGCGCTGGCGGCCGAGACCGGCACGGTCGCGCTGCTGCTGCCGTACGCGGGGACGATCGCGGACCGGTTCGACCGCAAGCGCATCCTCATCACCTCCAACCTGTCCGCCCTGATCGCCGTGGTCGGCCTGTTCCTGGTGCACGGGCCCTGGGCGGGCCCGATCGCGCTGGTGTCGGTGGCGGCGCTGTCGGGGGCGAAGGCCTTCTACACCCCGGCCGCCAACGCGGCCATGCCGAACCTGGTCGACCGCAGCGACCTGTCGCCCGCGATGGCGGTGCACGGTTCCGCCTGGGGCACGGTCACGGTGCTGGCCTCCTCGATGGGCGGCGTGGTCAGCGCCTGGCTGAGCCCGTACGCGTGCTTCGGGCTGGTCGCGGTCGGCCTGGTCGGCGCCGCCCTGCTCACCTCGGGCATCCACCGCCCGACGCAGCTGCCGGGCCGGGCCGAGCAGCGGCCGGCCTTCGCGGCGATCGCCGAGGCGAACCGCTTCCTGCGCCGCGAGCCGCGCCTGCTGGCGCTGGTGACCGTCAAGTCGGCCGTCGGCGTGGGCAACGGCCTGCTGGCCACGTTCCCGGTGCTGGCCATGGCGTTCGGGGTCGGGCCGCGCGGGCTGGGCCTGATGTTCGCGATCCGGGGGCTGGGCAGCCTGGTCGGCCCGTTCGTCTTCCGCGCCGCCCTGGCCCGCCCGCACTGGCTGTTCCCGGCCCTGGCCATCTCCATGTCGACGTACGGGCTGGCCTACCTCGGGGTGTCGATGGCGACCTGGTTCCCGCTGGTGCTCGCGGGCATCTTCGTCGCGCACGCGGCGGGCGGCGGCAACTGGGTGATGTCGAACTACGCCCTGGCCCAGGAGGTGCCCGACGAACTGCGCGGCCGGGTCGGCGCCAGCGACCAGATGATCGCCATGCTGGCGGTGACGGTGTCGCAGCTGACCGTGGGCTTCTTCGTGGACTCGGTGGACGTGCGGCTGCTGATCGCCTGCTGCGCCACCACCACGCTGCTGTACGCCGTCGGCTGGCGCCTGGTCACCCGCCGCCTGCCCCGCCACGTCACGGCCGGCCCCGCCCTGGCCGTCGCCGACTGA
- the thrC gene encoding threonine synthase encodes MWRGLIEQYRDRLPVSEKTPVITLHEGNTPLVPAPVLSDRTGCDVYLKVEGANPTGSFKDRGMTLAVSKAVEEGAKAIICASTGNTSASAAAYAARAGITCAVLVPQGKIALGKLAQALVHGAKLLQVSGNFDDCLSMAAKLAQDYPVALVNSVNIDRLHGQKTAAFEIVEALGDAPDIHCLPVGNAGNISAYWMGYQEDATAGNATHTPRMYGFQAAGSAPIVDGAVVANPSTIATAIRIGNPASWTKALDARDQSNGLIEAVTDREILSAYRLLAREVGVFVELGSAASVAGLLQSAAAGKVPAGSRIVCTVTGHGLKDPEWAISTAPAPTTIGNDPLAAARELNLA; translated from the coding sequence ATGTGGCGTGGATTGATCGAGCAGTATCGCGACCGGTTGCCGGTGTCAGAGAAGACGCCCGTGATCACGCTGCACGAGGGCAACACGCCCCTGGTCCCGGCACCGGTGCTGTCCGACCGCACCGGCTGTGACGTCTACCTGAAGGTCGAGGGCGCCAACCCGACCGGCTCCTTCAAGGACCGCGGCATGACCCTGGCGGTCTCCAAGGCGGTCGAGGAGGGCGCGAAGGCGATCATCTGCGCCTCGACCGGCAACACCTCCGCCAGCGCCGCCGCGTACGCCGCGCGCGCGGGCATCACCTGCGCCGTCCTCGTGCCGCAGGGCAAGATCGCACTGGGCAAGCTGGCCCAGGCCCTCGTGCACGGCGCGAAGCTGCTCCAGGTCAGCGGCAACTTCGACGACTGCCTGAGCATGGCCGCCAAGCTGGCCCAGGACTACCCGGTGGCGCTGGTCAACTCGGTCAACATCGACCGGCTGCACGGCCAGAAGACCGCCGCGTTCGAGATCGTCGAGGCGCTGGGCGACGCGCCGGACATCCACTGCCTGCCGGTCGGCAACGCGGGCAACATCAGCGCGTACTGGATGGGCTACCAGGAGGACGCGACGGCGGGCAACGCCACGCACACCCCCCGGATGTACGGCTTCCAGGCTGCCGGTTCCGCCCCGATCGTCGACGGCGCCGTGGTGGCCAACCCGTCCACGATCGCGACGGCGATCCGCATCGGCAACCCGGCCTCGTGGACCAAGGCCCTCGACGCCCGCGACCAGTCCAACGGCCTGATCGAGGCGGTCACCGACCGCGAGATCCTCTCGGCATACCGGCTGCTCGCCCGCGAGGTGGGCGTCTTCGTCGAGCTCGGCTCGGCGGCCAGCGTCGCGGGTCTGCTCCAGAGCGCCGCCGCGGGCAAGGTCCCGGCCGGCTCGCGGATCGTCTGCACCGTCACCGGCCACGGCCTCAAGGACCCCGAGTGGGCCATCTCGACGGCTCCGGCGCCGACCACCATCGGCAACGACCCGCTGGCCGCCGCCCGCGAACTCAACCTCGCCTGA